GCGCATTTGTCATTACGTGGTAGCACCAAGGAGAAAGCCAAAGTGGAGACGATGGCATCGGTATCTTTGCCATACAGAGTCTTGGAAGTTGCGAGTATACTCGATACAACCTACAGTGCATTGAATTGTAGTTTTGGATGCAGGGTAGGCACCATGTTGAAATGTGCTCTGCTGACCCGTGAGTTGAGGCTGTGGCGCAGGTTTGTGGTCAGCGTCGGGAACAGGCGAATTTGACAGTTGCACCAGCTGAGCCTTTCATCAGATCTGGATTGGGCTTTGTTTCTACTGGGGCTGTGTCTCGCTATCGTCTTATTGGCCGGCGCACAAACACATGCTTTCCAAGACACGAACACCAGTTTACCGGTTTTCAGCGTCGTCCAAACAAtatagagaaaaaaaaaaaaaaaaaaaaaaaaaaacgacactGCAGGCATGTGGCGTATTGAGCAAAATACCTAGGGTGTCTCCGACGTGGATGGCCTGCATTGAAGCAAGGGTGTCGGTGCATGTTTGGACTTGGCTTGTTTACGCACAGCTGTCAGTCTGAGTCGTGGTGATCATGACGAAACTTTAAAGGGTTGCTACTGGGATAATGCTCGTGTTTGCTCACTGCAGgtatatgttttttttctctcttggaACTAGGAGGAATAAATTAATTACATTTAAGCATCTAAAAAAGGGGTTCCATCCAAATGGAAGGAACCCAACAGAATCCTGAAAGGGTAAAGGAACGAACTGCCGACCCCTGAAGTGATTTTGATTGAACCGACCGACTTTGACTTGACTGACTGATGGCACAGTTCGGCGATTTGTGTAGCTCGCTAGAAGGAACCGATTGGGAGAACGGACACAAAGAGATTTCGTCAAAGCTCGTATTGCAGCCTGCACATTCTGGACGCTGGAGGGGCTGATTAGGTGAACCAAAGCCGCAAAACGAACGATAAACGAGGGCCCGCCGCTAGGCTGCTAGAGGGGCGCCACCACCCTCAAACGTCAATCTCTTCAGCAAAGACATGCAAAGGGGGGGCGACCGCTACGGGTTGCGGTACCGAAGCGCGCAGTAACAGTAAGGGACGGTACACTACTGCACCAAACTACAGTGGTCGCAGTACAAAACCCCCCCAAAAGTACGGTATGCTGCGCTTCACCCTCATCcgccaaaaacaaaaaaaacaaatcacCCCTGAATGCGTCGATGATGTAACGGCCGTTGGAAAGTAAGGTAACCAACCATCTGCCGATTGACAACAAGGCCAATCTGTCAAGACTTATGCAGCAAAGATCTTCACCCAGGGCTGGGTGGAGTCGTTGATTTGTGCTGGTCAAAATGGGGCTAAAGGGCACGGGAATTACGTTGTAATAGAACGCGTGCTATTGATCATCGGGCCTTGGTACAACCGGTTCAATACAGTATCAGTATTGTATTTCCCTgcgtgttgttttttttttttttctctcaatttttttttttttcatttgtcCCGTCGGTCTCCAGTTCACAGCCACAACACAGACCTTGGTGCTTGAACTCATCAACAGGTTTTTCCCCCAAGTTTTTCTTGTGGCTGCAGAAGAAATTAATCCCACCAGCCTCAGGTTTGTCTGATCCGATTTGATGATACAAAAATCTCTAATGATGCTTTGCAAGGTCACCAACTGTTGTTTGGATGTTGTTTCTGGTGCAAGGCAACCGCCCCACATTAACTGCTGAGCTTGGCTGGCTGAGAGTGAAAGTCCGTGTTGTGCTTGAatggtgccgttcccgtTCCTGCCATGGTGGAGTTACGCTGCCCCATAATATTACTGCAAAGTGCCTAGTATAGTAGAGCAGAGTAgtactgtacctacctactagaactaggaaaagctgctgctgctacccTAAAAGCAATATTTCCACTACTGGGGTCGAGCTACTGTACAAGCCGCagtagaaaagaagaagtaaAATGATAAAAATAACCTCAACAGTGGAGGACATCAAACGAGAAATAATCATCTTACGATCTTCAACAGCCAGTTCGCTGCTCATCATCAATTGTGGAGCTCCCGGTGATGgctgggccagatttgcagGCGCCATCAACCATCCAAATTGACCAGGGTGCCGCGGTGTGCGTAGGCTCAACTTCTCAAGGGATCCATCCCCGTTCCATCCTGGAATCCCCACCCAGCCTGTCAGCTTCGCATTCCTCCCCAGGTTGCTGATGGGAAAGTGTGGATTGATTGTTTAGTTTACCTTGCTGAGCGTTGTTGCCTGCCCGCTTTACCTTGCCTGCTCTCCGTATCGAcaacgtacctacctatccaATCTATCCGGGCCAACTTCTTCCTTGGACCCATTGGTATGCATCCAGGAAGTCTTTCGTTTTCTAAGATTTGTCGACTCAACTCCTCGCACTCGTTTTGTTTCTCCCCAAATCTCAACCCGCCACCCCAACCGGCCGACATCTTGGCAAAAGCAATCTGGGACCCCCCTCTTAACTCTTTGAAACCTTCCCCAGGATTACCCAGTGCCCAGGCGCCACCGCTTCGACCCTCCCGACTTTTCCGCGCCAGCCTCACGTCATAACAACTGCGAGGCAACAAGCTCGGCCTGCCTTTGCTGCTCGCTGtcggtgctgctgcggccCTGAGGCTAAGAGATTGCACCAGCCCTCGTGCAGTGGATAGCAAACCACAACCTCCGCGGCCCCTTGACACCTCGTGGTTTTctattcttatttttttttatcatagtttttaatattttattttttattttcttcgcTTCTCTGggccgttttctttttttgttgttgttttttttttcgcttccCCAGATCGTCCGACTTTCGGTACCGTTTATCTTTCACTCGACAACCACACCCGCTCGAAAACGATCCAGATTCGAGCAGCGCGCAAGATGGTCGCCGGTTTTTAGATGGGCCCATCTTCTCGAGGCGAGCCATCGACGCAGCACCATCCACGCCCGCGACAGGCAGCTTCGATCATGCGACGACTGCCACGAGCACGACTATCGTCTTCCTGCAGGGCCGAGTCGATATCACTCGACGACAACAGCGGAAACGCTGCGTCTTCACAATGGAGCGATCCGCGACGGGAGAGCGAGCCACCGATGATGGAATGGGTTTCGGGGCATGAGAGTGACGAGGGAGACAATGATAGAAGGAACGCGACCGACAGGTTAGGCCTTATAATTGCAGGAAGCCAATCGTTGCAAGACGACGAGGCATTGTCAGAGTTGAGAAGGACGGAATGTTCTGGCAACGGCCGGCACGGTCGTGCTCATGCAGCTCAACGCCTGCTATCACCATACATGCACATGCTATTTGTGGTGGTGTTTTTGGCATTCCTGGGGCCTGTCTCGGCTGTTAACATAGCGTTCGATAACTGCCTCGACTCCAGATACACATCGGGGAATCCGCCTGGGCTACAATTCGTTGGCATATACGTCGATGCCATACTCAGCGTCGGCAACGATTCCTCGCAAAATCTCAAGGTCACAATGTGGGGAAATGTCACCGGTTCGCGGTCGAGGAAGGCTCTTCCTCCAGCCAGCGACACGGGGTACTGGAGCGATCCGGCCAAGACTGAAGGAAAGATTGTCAACCTGCCGTCTCAGCAGGGGACGACCACATATGTCACAACAACACACTCCAAAATCGATGTTTTGACGTACGAGCCTTGGAACAACGATGCCGATTTCTGCAAAAATCTCGGCGGAGGGTACTCATGCCCTCTGGGTCCGAACTTCAACCCTAATGCTACTCGCAACCAGTTACCGTCGGTGTCCATGGCTAACAACTTCACAACCTCGTACGCCTTCACATCGTGGTCTGCGACGTTCCTCATCAAATACACCGATTCTGAATTGGTCAATATTGGCTGTGTCTCGGCGACCATAACACCCGACCTCGGCCCTCAGGCAGCCATAGTGAGATATTTGCCTGTCGCCCTGCTCGCCTTTGTAGGTTTTTCGACCATATTTGCCGCCATCTGGAGTCCTTGGGGCACAACCGATGTTTTTCGGTGGACAAGCAACTATGGCCGCGACTGTGACCTGATCCGCCTTGTCACTCCAGGATTTGGCGACTGTCTACAGTACATTCAGTTTGTTGTCCTCACTGGTGCGCTGTCACTCAACTACCCCGGCTTCTACCAACCCATCGTAAGCCAGCTGGCTTGGTCCACCCTGATGTTCAACGAGAGCTTTGTCACCAAGGAGCCCGGTTACCGAAGCCTTCAGGATGGGATATACGTGGCCGAGGGCAATTATGGTCTCCAGCGCTTAGGGAAGCTGACAGGAATGAGCCAGGTCGCAGATATCTGGGCCGGTATGATCATTTGGGTGCTAGCCATCATCGCTTCTGCGATATTTCTTGTCCAGGCTGGCTTCGGCATTCGCTGGGTCTACCGCAAGGTCAAGAACATTGCCGAAGAGGACCTTCGTTCCAAGAACATACCCTTCAGTGTCGGCAACATTGTCAGGATCGTCTTCAACTATTTCTTACTCCCGATTGTGGCACTTTCTACCTTTCAGTTGGTGGTTGCCAGCGACTCTCCGCCTTGGACTGTCGGACTGGCTGTCGTGACGCTtttcatcatcgtcatcttTGCCGGCTGGCTCCTATATCTAATTATCACAGTCAAGCCGAGAGCATTTCTTTTCGATGACCTCCCGACAGTCCTTCTCTACGGACCTTTATACAACACTTACTCGGACGAGGCTGCCACATTTGCCCTTGTTCCCCTTTTTCTCACCTTCTGTCGAGGCATCACCATCGGTGCCGTTCAGCCCAAGGGCATCGCTCAAATCGTCATATTGGCCATCTGCGAGGTCCTGAGTATCTTTACCATCATCGCAGTCAAGCCGTTTCAGAAACCGACGTCAATGAATGCCTATCACTCCGTCTTTGCCGCGTTTCGGTTGGCTTCACTGTTACTAATGATGGCTTTCATACCGGAGATCGGACTCACGGAGGGCCAGAGGGGCTGGGTTGGATATGCCATCCTGGTGATCCACTGCTGTGTGATGGGTTTTGGCTTCTTCCTCAACGCCTTGCAGACAACGTTGGAGGTTGCCGTGCGTCTCTCTGGTGCCGGTGGCGATACATCCAGAGGCTTACAACGAGGAGGTTTGTCCAAAATCTTTGGAATGCGCCAGCTGCAAAGAAGGGCCGGGGTTTCTAGAAACAGTCATCACTCTGCTTCTGGAATCCTGGACAAGGATGACTTCTCCAAGGGCGGATTCGTAATGCCAGGTGGGCGTGTTAGGAGTGAGTCTGCTGGCAGTGGCGTACTTCTTacgcggccccaacgcagcTCGTCTGCGCTCGACTACAACAGCATCGATGGTGGCTTCGGCCCTGTGAGGACATTTGATGGGGCAAGTTCATTCACGCCAACAACGCCGGGAGAAGCCAGCACCTTCTCCTTCTTACCTTCGCCCGCTCAAGGCCGACATCCCTTGGCGCCACCTGTAGGCTTCGAGGCTGCAGCAGACCCGTACTATCGTCCTCCGCGAAAACGAGGACATAGTCACAGTAACTCTCAGGAAATGATGACGATAGAGAAGAACCGTGCTTCGTGGGCGAGTGGCGACTGGCAACAGAAGCGACTCAGCCAGGCCACCAGCGGCCCACTGGGCGATCCCTCAGACCTGGATGCGCAAATATCGAGAGGCCCAACCCCGGCCCCCGCAGCCTATTCGCAGCCAGCGATCAGCTTTGCGCCCAGGACTGACTACTCCACACGAGAGGTTGACTTTTATTACGGAGTGCGCGGTCAGCGGTTAAATTCGGACGCTCCAAGTCGAAAGCTGGTCACCGGGCCTGCAGATCCAACTGGCCCCATGGCCTCTGCGGCAGGTTGGTGGCGCAACATAATTGGCGGAAAGACGAAAGAGAAGGGCAAGGGTTTCGAAGTTGTCAGGAGTGCGCGCATGCCACCTGCAATGAaggcacgcggaggggataTCACAGACGACGCAGCGCCGCAAGGTATCCCCGTGGCCATGTCAACACTGCGCAATGGACCTATCGAGTCTGACGATGAAGAGGAGCTCGCCCGCAAGAAGAGGCGACCATCCGGCCCAACACTACTTGACGACGAAGGCAACCCGGGCGCGGAAGAGGGCGAGACCAGCAGTGTCAACTTACCTGCCAAAATACCTGATGAGCCGCCAGTACTTCCGGGAATCGACAGGACTAGCAGCATCATGCTCCCGAGTCGAATACAGAGCAGAATAAGTAGGAAGAGCAGGGTGACCAGCAAGCCGCCGATGCTAGACTTGAGCCTTCTGGACGGGAAGATAGATGTGAACTCGCCGCCCATCCCCCGCAAGAGCTCAAAGAGGGATTCGGGAAGCGATCAGTGGAACGCAGCTGGAGCTCCTCCGTTGCCCGCCCTGCCAGTGCAGGGTCTCGATAAGAATTTCCCTACCGCCCATGCATCCGGTTCGTCGTCTCGGTTGCCTTTTGAACGCAGCAACTCTCAAGGAAAGCAGTCGTCGTCCGCATCGTCCATGGGCCCGCCGACCGAGGAGCTGAGCAACATCGACCTTCCGAGATCGTCGTCTACAAATAGTCACGAGGACCGTCCGACCAGCTACGGAGTCGTTTCAAAGGGCAATGTGAGCCGTATTGATCCGGGACCGCAGTTTGCAGGAAGTGAAGCCGAGCTCGTCAACGAAACGACGCGGTGATTCAACGCGAAGCAAGCTGTTGACATGCATGGAGCCTGTCTCCTGTTTTCTTATAAATGTCTCAATCATGGCGAGTGTGAACGGAGGGAGAGATGCATAacattttctttctttcttgacTCCGTAAACCAGGACACATATCTGTGGTCATTTTTCATATTCTGTCTCAGCGTAAACATATCTGTCatgtcctttcttttttttctactcATCTGAATGACTTTGTTTAAGGAGCGATGGCGTATAAAGATTTTTCAGTCTCATAATGTTTTTTGTTCGAGGGAATGAAAATAGGTAGTTTGACCAGAAACAACATGATGTTTGTTACTATGAATATGTGTATTGGAACCGCTTTATCATGCTTCCCTCGTCACTATCGAAGGCCGAGCTGGCGAAAGCTCAAACAGCCGGTTCTTTCTTGCCAGTATCGCGCCTGGCCCATTTCAGAACAACCATGTGAGCCATCTTCGGATTTGTACACTTCGTGTTTATTTCTTGCGCGTTTCGTCAGTATTCTAATCAACAAAATAGTTGCCAGTCTGTAAATGCCTATGGCCGACGATTCaaaaaggcttttttaacATTGGATTTTTATCCCAAGGCTTATATCGGCCAGATAGTTCTGCGGCTGAACCGAGTCGCCCATGGACACACTGACATGAACACGATCGTTCTTTGCCTGTAAACAAAAACGACAACATTCACTAGAATACAGGGAATCCCGTCAGTGGCGGCAGTTTTGGTGCTGGAGAGTGGTAGATGTGGTGACCACCACATGACAAAATGTTCGATTCCCATCGATTTCACGCCCGCCACGACGCTCCTTTTTTGTCTGCGTTTATAGCTGTAGCACCTCGCTATGTACCCTTGCTGTCAAATCGCTCCGACTTGAAAGACTGCCATTGTTCCAGTGCTCACGGGCAGGGATCCACCAAAGATGACAAGAGGGCGTTTCCGCGCCGAGAAATTTATCAGCCATCAAATATCTTGCACCTGGTTGCAGAAACAACCACGCTGCCTGGCGCCGCTTTTTTTCAGCACATGCCACACCTAACTGACACTGCGACTACGGGCCCCGTAGTGCTAAGGCTGACAGCAGCAACGGTCCATAACAGGTCCACCGGCCCCCTATCCTGTCACTGGTGACGTGTGGCAACGGGAGCGAGACCACTGTCGCTTTCGTTCGATGCTACATGAAAGCAAAACGAAAGCTGCGGGTTCGTCGGTGTTTGCATTTTCGCCAATGGTGCGTGGGCTaaccaggcccaaaaagcccgaaGCCGCGTCGCCGTGGGGCCCCAAGACAAAATGTGCCCTTGACGTATCTGGAATGCGCATGTCGTTCCACGAGGCGCCCCTAAAACGGTCTTGGCTCTTCCTTTCTTGGCATGCTAGGCAAGTCCACCCCAGATCCCGGGGCTGATCATTATGGATacagcagcaaaaaaaagtctccAGCCAATCAGAAGCCTGCATTAAACCAAAATCGAGCccagataggtaggtatgttggATGGAGCCCTCGCATCTCAATCCGAGCCTCGCACTCGTATTCGTGTTCTGTTTGGGGCCATATTGGCTCACCACAGTCGTTGTTGTGATGTCGTCCCCTTTGCAGGCAGGATAATCACAATATATAAAGAGGATGAGCTGGACGGTTTGACGTTGAGGATTCTGGCATATTACCAGTTGTCATGTAGTAAATCCCTCTGGCTTAATCGCAAGGTTTTTGCTTGCTTTTGTCACTTGTTCTCTGCCTCCAAGACTCGGCTTTTTCCCCCTTTACATCCATTCCTTCATATAAAACAAATTGCTCCCCCAAATTTAGTTTGAGTCCAGAGTCTCCTTACCCGATCGTCATGGCTTTCTTCTTCCCATCTGCCCCAGTCTGGGTTTACTCAGCCGGCGCAGCCCTACTCTTCATCATTGGCTCCATAATACTCAACTTCATCTGGCAGCAACTGCCCCGTCCCAAATCGGAACCACCGCTGGTTTTCCACTGGTTGCCCTTCATCGGCAACGCCGTCTCCTACGGCATGGACCCCTACCGCTTCTACTCTCAATGCCGGGAAAAGCACGGCGATGTCTTTACGTTTGTCTTGTTCGGCAGGCGCATGACCGTCTTCTTAGGCGTCCAGGGCAACGACTTCATCCTGAACGGCAAGCTGCAGGACCTCAATGCTGAGGAGATATACAGCCCTCTCACCACACCAGTTTTCGGAAGTGATATTATCTACGACTGCCCCAACTCCAAACTCATGGAGCAAAAGAAGTTTGTCAAGTTTGGCCTGACGCAAAAGGCTCTGGATTCCTACGTCCCCCTGATCGAGAGGGAGGTCCTCGACTACATAGAGTCCTCACCCGTCTTCCAAGCCGGCAACCACGGCATCGTAGACATTCCCAGCATGATGGCCGAGATAACCATTTTCACAGCCAGTCGTACCTTGCAAGGCCCCGAGGTCAGGAAGAAGCTGACTGGAGAATTCGCACGACTCTATCACGACTTGGACCTGGGTTTCCGCCCCATCAACTTCCTAGCCCCGTGGGCGCCCCTTCCCCAGAACCGCCGACGCGACGTTGCTCATGCTCGAATGCGCGATGTTTACATGGACCTCATCAACAAACGCCGCCGACAGAAGGACgatcaagaagaagaagaagaagcagagCCAGACATGATCCGCCACCTGATGGGCAGCTGCGTGTACAAAAACGGCCAAGCCCTCCCCGACAAGGAAATCGCCCACATGATGATCACGCTTCTCATGGCAGGCCAGCATTCTTCCTCCTCTTCGAGCGCGTGGATCATGCTCCGCCTCGCGTCGCGGCCCGACATCGCCGAGGAGGTGTACCAAGAAGTGCAGCGGCTCGGGCACGCATCCCTGCAGCACTCGGACCTCGACAAGCTGCCGCTGCTCGCAAACGTGGTCAAGGAGACGCTGCGGGTGCACTCGTCCATCCACTCCATCATGCGCAAGGTGAAGCGGCCGATGCGGATTCCGGGCAGCGACTACGTCGTCACCCCGGGCAAGGTGCTCGTGTCCGCGCCCATCATGACGCACCTGGACGAGGAGCACTTCCGCGACGCGCGGGCTTGGGAGCCGCATCGGTGGGATGACGCCGTCGACGCCCAGGACGACGAGATTGTCGATTACGGCTACGGGGCCACGTCCAAGGGCACCAAGAGTCCTTACCTGCCCTTTGGCGCCGGTCGGCATCGCTGCATCGGTGAAAAGTTTGCCTATCTCAACCTGGCGGCCATCGTCAGCACCTTGGTCCGGAACTTCAAGTTCTCCACGCTGGATGGCAAGGCCACCGTGCCGCCCACTGATTACACTTCTATGTTCTCTCGGCCTATGCAGCCTGCGACGGTGAGGTGGGAGCGACGCAGCCCGAAGACTGCGTAGAATGACAAAACGAAAAAGCATCGGTGTTAACCATCAGGTAGATGAGTTGATCCAACCAAGGCTGGAGTTGTGATTGCCCACACCCAGTCGCTATCGTCCGCAGGATAAATGACAAGTGAGCGATGACTGAGGCCAATCTATTTCCTTGAGTTGTGTTATTAAGCTAGTTTCTTAAATCCTTTAGCAATGAGGCATATCTCTGATTTCTTTTTACCGCCATGAAATTGTCATATGTCCCACCCAAATTATTAGGGTTCATTTGTCGAAGCCCTCCCACCAAGCAAAGAAAAGGACAAGATGCTGTATACATCTTCATATTCAGCCAAGCAAGATATCCAGCAAGATTGATAGCCCTTATGATACATGCCTTGTCTATAATAAATGACATGGGTAATTCTCACGCCATGCTCACGCCTGCTCTCTCGCCATCGCTCGACGCAAGTCGATCTCGCAGTTACATCTTTGACCGCTATCATCTACCAGGCGTTCATAAAGAATTGACTTGAGTTGAGCCTCGAGCGCACCCATGGTGTCGTGGCTTATCGAGAGTCCCTCGTGAATTTTACCAGTCAAGAGATAATCATCAACCGCCGAAAGTTGCTCTTCGAGGGCCCGCAGAGGCTTGAAGTCGAAATTCTCTATCCATGTCTCAAGCCCTAATGTATCCTGAGTAGCAGTCTCCAGGGCCAACATGCTGCTCTTGAGCCGCTTCGAACGTCTCCGAGACTTTGAACGACTTTTGTTTCTCATGGCAGCACGGAAACTCATTTCGTGATTGGGAATATCGTCGTCTATGCGGGAGGCTTCTTGCTGCAACAGAGCCCGTGTAGTGATCTCTGGCTGCATTGGAGCTCCTAGAGAAATAATCGAGGAAAAGGGGGCGGTGGCAGTGGCAAAAGATCTCCCAGAAGGTTCGCTGCGTAAGCTTTGTCTCCCGCGGACTAAGAGATATGAAGGAACTTCATCCCGACCGTTTTGTTGCGATGGCGACAGCTGCCTCAAAGGCTGTCTCCCCCGGATTTCTTGGGATCCGAGGTGTGGCATCAAGCTATCAGAGCCGTGAGGCTCAGGATTATGAAATCTTGGTACAGATCCTCCAGAATCACCCTTCGGGCGATTCGATCCACAACCTTTCCCTGAAAACAGCTTGCCCTGTCGAAACTGTCGAAGACCGCCCCGGAAATTGCCTTTTTCGCTGGATCTCTGAGCCTGAGGTCTTTGATCGGCCCCTGAAGACGATGGCGGGGTTTGGTAGTTGCTCTCAGGATGAGCCTCCTGTTGTGGGCTGGCTCTGAATGGACTTAGTGATCTCCGATGTTCTCGATTGCCTGACAGCAAAGGACTTCGAAATACGTTCCTGGGAGTTGAAAGGGAAGCTGAAATTGGTGATAGCACCGGTGACTGGCCGAAGATTGAGAACTCTAAGTCTCTGACAGCAGGGAAGCGCGGTGGGGAGATAGGAGCATCCGTAGCTGGTGTCATATCCCACAACGCTTGACCAGGGGCAAGCTCCGGACGCGGTACCTGAGATTCGCGCAACGATGTGTGAGATGTCACTGTGGCTGTGGTGAGTTGTGGAGCAACAGGCACTGGGCGAGATCCATTTGCCTGTTTGATAGCAGCGTTCAATTTTGCAAGCATCCAAGGATTGACACCATCCAGCGGCCGCGcaacctcttcctcctcatgTAGTGGGGTCGGAAGTGTTGGGTCCGATTGAGCACACAACTCGATGGTATCACTTCCCTGTTTTTCAGGCTGTTTTCGTGTTGGAAGTGAGTCCTCATCTTCGCTGCTCTCACCACCCATCATTCTGACACTCCACTGTCCATCTCTTGATGTTGTTTGGTTGTTAGGAGGATTGTTGACATACGTAACATGGTCAAAAATGGTATAATCAGAAGCAGGTTCCTAGATAGGGATTTGCAATATCAGCAAAAAAGCCCGTTAATCAATCATGTGCAGTATACCCAGTGGGATCAAGTGGAAATGGTACCTGGGGAGACGCATCAGCTGGTCGATTGGGACTGGGTGAGAAGTCGATGCCCCCGgctttttccgaaccattcTTGGAAAGAATGCCGAGATTTTGCATATGTTCCCCTGAGTTGACTGAATTGACCAGACTCATATTGCTGGATCTCTGGGTCTCACCCTGCAGAGCAGAAAGCCCATATGTATTCTCAAACAGAGCATCACACGCATCAATGATACCTTGTTCGTCAGTAAAAAGCACATCGTCTTTTGCAGGCCCGATGCTCACGTCATAGCTTCCTTGAGGACACTTGATGTTTAGTGCAATGAAGGGTTCTTTGGCTTGCTTTCCGTCATCCGACGCCTCGAGTGACTTGGAAATGCACTTTTTGAAGCGACTGTAGAT
The Pyricularia oryzae 70-15 chromosome 1, whole genome shotgun sequence DNA segment above includes these coding regions:
- a CDS encoding cytochrome P450 51, with the protein product MAFFFPSAPVWVYSAGAALLFIIGSIILNFIWQQLPRPKSEPPLVFHWLPFIGNAVSYGMDPYRFYSQCREKHGDVFTFVLFGRRMTVFLGVQGNDFILNGKLQDLNAEEIYSPLTTPVFGSDIIYDCPNSKLMEQKKFVKFGLTQKALDSYVPLIEREVLDYIESSPVFQAGNHGIVDIPSMMAEITIFTASRTLQGPEVRKKLTGEFARLYHDLDLGFRPINFLAPWAPLPQNRRRDVAHARMRDVYMDLINKRRRQKDDQEEEEEAEPDMIRHLMGSCVYKNGQALPDKEIAHMMITLLMAGQHSSSSSSAWIMLRLASRPDIAEEVYQEVQRLGHASLQHSDLDKLPLLANVVKETLRVHSSIHSIMRKVKRPMRIPGSDYVVTPGKVLVSAPIMTHLDEEHFRDARAWEPHRWDDAVDAQDDEIVDYGYGATSKGTKSPYLPFGAGRHRCIGEKFAYLNLAAIVSTLVRNFKFSTLDGKATVPPTDYTSMFSRPMQPATVRWERRSPKTA